One Caulobacter segnis genomic window carries:
- a CDS encoding efflux transporter outer membrane subunit, with protein sequence MRRALPALACLGLMAACATPGPRTAPPRQAAVTPPAAWRAPSETGDATLAADWWNAFGDPRLSDLIAAALARSTDLGVAEARVREAEAQSRLARAALLPSVNLTAGAQKTRDLNAFGIPTITTAAEPELQVAYEIDLWGRIRQADAAARASLQTSGYARDAARLSVAAAVARAYVALVSLDAQMATARATLGSRQEAAARARRRAREGVTSDLELRQAEGELEAAAQRVPALELAIRRQENALTLLVGDTPGAVVRGPLDALAIPRPAAPLPSTLLARRPDIAQAEASVVAADASLASARAAFLPQVRLSAAGGGLFVEHLDPVTVWSLGASALAPIFDGGRLRAQSDAAAARRDQAAFGYRKTVLTAFGEVENALEGTGRLAEQEEAAVRQRAAAASALDHARKRYQAGYVAYLEELDAQRGLLATELALSQVREARLQNAIALYQALGGGWATTTP encoded by the coding sequence ATGCGCCGCGCCCTCCCCGCCCTGGCCTGTCTGGGCCTGATGGCGGCCTGCGCGACGCCGGGTCCCCGGACCGCGCCGCCGCGCCAGGCCGCTGTGACCCCGCCAGCCGCCTGGCGCGCGCCGAGCGAGACCGGCGACGCCACCCTGGCCGCCGACTGGTGGAACGCCTTCGGCGACCCGCGCCTCTCCGACCTGATCGCCGCCGCCCTGGCCCGCAGCACCGACCTCGGCGTCGCCGAAGCCCGGGTGCGCGAGGCCGAGGCCCAGAGCCGCCTGGCCCGCGCGGCGCTGCTGCCCTCGGTCAACCTGACGGCCGGGGCGCAGAAGACCCGCGATCTCAACGCCTTCGGCATTCCCACCATCACCACCGCCGCCGAACCCGAGTTGCAGGTCGCCTACGAGATCGATCTCTGGGGCCGCATCCGGCAAGCCGACGCCGCCGCTCGCGCCAGCCTGCAGACCAGCGGCTACGCCCGCGACGCCGCGCGCCTTTCGGTGGCCGCCGCCGTGGCCCGCGCCTACGTCGCCCTGGTCTCGCTGGACGCCCAGATGGCCACCGCCCGCGCCACCCTAGGCTCTCGCCAGGAGGCCGCCGCCCGGGCGCGTCGGCGGGCCCGCGAGGGCGTGACCTCGGATCTGGAACTGCGGCAGGCCGAGGGCGAGTTGGAGGCCGCCGCCCAGCGCGTCCCCGCCCTGGAGCTGGCCATCCGCCGGCAGGAGAACGCCTTGACGCTGCTGGTCGGCGACACGCCCGGCGCGGTGGTTCGCGGCCCCTTGGACGCCCTCGCGATCCCGCGGCCGGCCGCGCCCCTGCCCTCGACGCTGCTGGCGCGCCGCCCGGACATCGCCCAGGCCGAGGCCAGCGTGGTCGCCGCCGACGCCAGCCTGGCCTCGGCTCGCGCCGCCTTCCTGCCGCAGGTCCGGTTGTCGGCGGCCGGCGGCGGCCTCTTCGTCGAGCATCTGGATCCGGTCACGGTCTGGAGCCTGGGCGCCAGCGCGCTGGCGCCGATCTTCGACGGCGGTCGCCTGCGCGCCCAGTCGGACGCCGCCGCCGCCCGGCGCGACCAGGCCGCCTTCGGCTATCGCAAGACCGTGCTGACCGCCTTCGGAGAGGTAGAGAACGCGCTGGAGGGAACCGGCCGCCTGGCCGAGCAGGAAGAGGCGGCCGTCCGCCAGCGCGCCGCCGCCGCCTCGGCCCTCGACCACGCCCGCAAGCGGTACCAGGCCGGCTACGTCGCCTATCTGGAGGAGTTGGACGCCCAGCGCGGCCTGCTGGCCACCGAGTTGGCGCTGTCGCAGGTGCGCGAGGCCCGACTGCAGAACGCCATCGCGCTCTATCAGGCCCTGGGCGGCGGCTGGGCGACGACCACGCCATAA
- a CDS encoding nitric-oxide reductase large subunit has translation MNTRRLWFVLALVMAVSFTVLGLMGREIHRQAPPIPTRVVDASGQVLITKAEIETGQLAWQSMGGQQVGSIWGHGGYVAPDWSADQVHREATALLDIWAKRDFKAPYDALPAERQAALRERLKGEVRTNTYDTKSGAITVSADRALAMRQVRTHYETLLGSDPALEKLREQYAIANGAVKDPSRRTAIAAFYWWTGWAASTDRPGSDITYTANWPHEELIGNRPTTATIVWSVASVILLIAAVGALAFWHAKTKTEDHLVAPAKDPLAALKPTPSMKATGKYFLTVIGLFLLQVGLGAVTAHYSVEGHAFFGVPISDIIPYAVTRTWHTQLAVFWIATAWLATGLYVAPMISGHEPKGQKLGVDLLWVALVVVVLGSMAGEWLGVQQVFDLNTNWWFGHQGWEYVDLGRFWQILLFVGLMKWLVLVGRALWPALKAPSESKPVIMILFLSTVAIGLFYGAGFMWGKHTHISLVEYWRWWVVHLWVEGFFEVFATAVISLLMVKLGLVRAKSANGAVLFGTIVFLFGGVLGTAHHWYFAGTPVSVIAIGSVFSALEVVPLALIGAEAFETFSHTKAAPWVATYRWPILFFVAVSFWNLLGAGVFGFMINPPVSLYFIQGLNTTATHGHAALFGVYGMLGIGLLLFCFRGLARREAWDDRLLAMTFWLLNGGLAMMIFLSLLPVGVIQAIASIEHGLWFARSPAVIHSPLVQTLVWMRVPGDIVFAGGALTLAVFAAKLVLGIRRPAMKEATTPVAAE, from the coding sequence ATGAACACGCGAAGACTATGGTTCGTCCTCGCCCTGGTCATGGCGGTGTCGTTCACCGTCCTGGGGCTGATGGGACGTGAAATCCACCGGCAGGCGCCGCCGATCCCGACCCGTGTGGTCGACGCGAGCGGGCAGGTGCTGATCACCAAGGCCGAGATCGAGACGGGTCAACTGGCCTGGCAATCGATGGGCGGCCAGCAGGTCGGCTCGATCTGGGGCCACGGCGGCTATGTCGCGCCCGACTGGTCGGCCGACCAGGTCCACCGCGAGGCGACGGCGCTGCTGGACATCTGGGCCAAGCGCGACTTCAAGGCGCCGTACGACGCCTTGCCGGCCGAGCGGCAGGCCGCTCTGCGCGAGCGCCTGAAGGGCGAGGTTCGCACCAACACCTACGATACCAAGAGCGGCGCGATCACGGTCAGCGCCGACCGCGCCCTGGCCATGCGCCAGGTGCGGACGCACTACGAGACCCTGCTGGGCTCGGACCCGGCGCTGGAAAAGCTGCGCGAGCAGTACGCCATCGCCAACGGCGCGGTGAAGGACCCGTCGCGACGCACGGCCATCGCCGCCTTCTACTGGTGGACCGGCTGGGCGGCCAGCACCGACCGTCCCGGTTCGGACATCACCTACACCGCCAACTGGCCGCACGAGGAGCTGATCGGCAACAGGCCGACCACTGCCACGATCGTCTGGTCGGTGGCCAGCGTCATCCTGCTGATCGCCGCCGTCGGCGCCCTGGCCTTCTGGCACGCCAAGACCAAGACCGAGGACCACCTGGTCGCTCCGGCCAAGGATCCGCTGGCGGCGCTGAAGCCCACGCCGTCGATGAAGGCCACGGGCAAGTACTTCCTGACCGTCATCGGCCTGTTCCTGCTGCAGGTGGGTCTGGGCGCGGTCACGGCCCACTACTCGGTGGAGGGCCACGCCTTCTTTGGCGTGCCCATATCGGACATCATTCCCTACGCGGTGACCCGCACCTGGCACACTCAGCTGGCCGTCTTCTGGATCGCCACCGCCTGGCTGGCCACTGGTCTCTATGTCGCGCCGATGATCTCGGGCCACGAGCCCAAGGGTCAGAAGCTGGGCGTGGACCTGCTGTGGGTCGCCCTGGTCGTCGTCGTGCTGGGCTCGATGGCCGGCGAGTGGCTGGGCGTCCAGCAGGTGTTCGACCTGAACACCAACTGGTGGTTCGGCCATCAGGGCTGGGAATATGTCGATCTGGGCCGCTTCTGGCAGATCCTGCTGTTCGTCGGCCTGATGAAGTGGCTGGTCCTGGTCGGCCGCGCCCTGTGGCCGGCCCTGAAGGCGCCGTCCGAGAGCAAGCCGGTCATCATGATCCTGTTCCTGTCGACCGTCGCCATTGGCCTGTTCTACGGCGCGGGCTTCATGTGGGGTAAGCATACCCACATCAGCCTGGTCGAGTACTGGCGCTGGTGGGTGGTCCACCTGTGGGTCGAAGGCTTCTTCGAGGTGTTCGCCACCGCCGTCATCAGCCTGCTGATGGTCAAGCTGGGCCTGGTTCGCGCCAAGTCCGCCAATGGCGCGGTGCTGTTCGGGACCATCGTGTTCCTGTTCGGCGGCGTGCTGGGCACGGCCCACCACTGGTACTTCGCCGGCACGCCGGTCTCGGTCATCGCCATCGGTTCGGTGTTCTCGGCCCTCGAGGTCGTGCCGCTGGCCCTGATCGGCGCAGAGGCCTTCGAGACCTTCAGCCACACCAAGGCCGCGCCCTGGGTCGCGACCTATCGCTGGCCGATCCTGTTCTTCGTCGCGGTTTCGTTCTGGAACCTGCTGGGCGCGGGCGTCTTCGGCTTCATGATCAACCCGCCGGTCAGCCTGTACTTCATCCAGGGCCTGAACACGACGGCCACCCACGGCCATGCCGCGCTCTTCGGGGTCTACGGCATGCTGGGCATCGGCCTGCTGCTGTTCTGCTTCCGAGGTCTGGCGCGTCGCGAAGCCTGGGACGACCGCCTGCTGGCCATGACCTTCTGGCTGCTGAACGGCGGCCTGGCGATGATGATCTTCCTGTCGCTGCTGCCGGTGGGGGTGATCCAGGCGATCGCCAGCATCGAGCACGGCCTGTGGTTCGCCCGCTCGCCGGCGGTGATCCACTCGCCGTTGGTCCAGACCCTGGTCTGGATGCGGGTGCCCGGAGACATCGTCTTCGCCGGCGGTGCCCTGACCCTGGCGGTGTTCGCCGCCAAGCTGGTGCTGGGCATCCGCCGCCCGGCCATGAAGGAAGCCACGACCCCGGTCGCGGCCGAATAG
- the hemN gene encoding oxygen-independent coproporphyrinogen III oxidase: MTPSALTPAQRVHAERNLPRYTSYPTALAFDAQQASEAHAWIAGTKPEDKLSVYVHVPFCRRLCWYCGCHTSIAHTYERVGTFFETLTREVDLVAARLGEHDGLAHLHFGGGSPNALNPEDFAALVTQLKTAFRPRPGAEIAAELDPGMLSEAFVDAAGEVGVNRVSLGVQTFDPTVQALVNRIQPYDHVARAAERLRKVGVAGLNFDLMYGLPGQNPENVYESARQAVQLRPDRVAVFGYAHVPWMKKHQTMIREADLADLDGRWAQAEAADAALVEAGYVRIGLDHYALPEDALSRALAEGRLRRNFQGYTDDPAPVLVPIGPSSIGQFREGFVGNHVPTDQWSAAIARGELPLNRALAVDDEDRVRATVIERLMCDMRVDVAAVCRAHGFADDHLAESLEATDALQLAGLCQRDGAVVSIPEPARRLMRVVAAAFDARLPQAATRHAKAV, encoded by the coding sequence ATGACTCCTTCGGCCCTGACCCCCGCCCAGCGCGTCCACGCCGAACGCAACCTGCCGCGCTACACCAGCTATCCGACGGCTCTAGCTTTTGACGCCCAGCAAGCGTCCGAGGCGCACGCCTGGATCGCGGGCACGAAGCCCGAGGACAAGCTTTCGGTCTATGTGCACGTGCCGTTCTGCCGGCGGCTTTGCTGGTACTGCGGGTGCCACACCTCGATCGCCCACACCTACGAGCGGGTCGGGACCTTCTTCGAGACGCTGACGCGCGAGGTCGACCTGGTCGCCGCGCGGCTGGGCGAGCATGACGGCCTGGCGCATCTGCACTTCGGCGGCGGCAGCCCCAATGCGCTGAACCCCGAGGATTTCGCGGCCCTGGTCACCCAGCTGAAGACCGCCTTCCGCCCGCGCCCGGGCGCGGAGATCGCCGCCGAGCTCGATCCCGGCATGCTGTCGGAGGCCTTCGTCGACGCGGCCGGTGAGGTCGGCGTCAACCGCGTCAGTCTGGGCGTCCAGACCTTCGATCCGACCGTCCAGGCCCTGGTCAATCGCATCCAGCCCTACGACCACGTGGCGCGCGCCGCCGAGCGCCTGCGCAAGGTCGGCGTGGCGGGGCTGAACTTCGACCTGATGTACGGCCTGCCGGGCCAGAACCCCGAGAACGTCTACGAGTCGGCCCGCCAAGCGGTCCAGCTGCGTCCCGACCGGGTGGCCGTGTTCGGCTACGCCCACGTGCCGTGGATGAAGAAGCACCAGACGATGATCCGCGAGGCCGATCTGGCCGATCTCGACGGCCGCTGGGCCCAGGCCGAAGCGGCCGACGCGGCCCTGGTCGAGGCGGGCTATGTCCGCATCGGCCTCGATCACTACGCCCTGCCGGAAGACGCGCTGAGCCGTGCCCTGGCCGAGGGACGGCTACGGCGGAACTTCCAGGGCTATACCGACGACCCGGCCCCGGTGCTGGTTCCGATCGGCCCCTCGTCGATCGGTCAGTTCCGCGAGGGCTTCGTCGGCAACCACGTCCCGACCGACCAGTGGTCGGCGGCGATCGCCCGGGGGGAACTGCCGCTGAACCGCGCCCTGGCCGTCGACGACGAGGACCGCGTCCGCGCCACCGTGATCGAGCGGCTGATGTGTGACATGCGCGTCGATGTCGCGGCCGTCTGCCGGGCCCATGGTTTCGCCGACGACCATCTGGCCGAGAGCCTGGAGGCGACCGACGCGCTGCAACTGGCCGGCCTGTGCCAGCGGGACGGCGCGGTGGTGTCGATCCCGGAGCCCGCGCGCCGCCTGATGCGCGTGGTCGCCGCCGCCTTCGACGCGCGCCTGCCGCAGGCCGCGACGCGCCACGCCAAGGCCGTCTGA
- a CDS encoding helix-turn-helix domain-containing protein, translating to MNLAFTTLPHPIAPPPTMLGQTLVPVGVTIRRAPGEEIFAQGEPVDTVYQVMSGTVRTYRLLGDGRRHVCDFHTPGDLLGLETTDEYCCSAEGMTDVILHAIPLKALRRLTTEDPLLGQRLLAIATGGMQRSQNHASMLARLGAVERVAAFLVDFARRFDADDELDLPMTRQDIADYLGLTIHTVSRTLSQLQDQGLIDARASRRVRLRRQDELLGLCA from the coding sequence ATGAACCTCGCCTTCACCACTCTGCCGCATCCGATCGCGCCGCCGCCCACCATGCTGGGCCAGACGCTTGTTCCGGTCGGCGTGACCATTCGCCGGGCGCCGGGCGAGGAGATCTTCGCCCAGGGCGAGCCGGTCGACACCGTCTATCAGGTGATGTCGGGCACGGTGCGCACCTACCGCCTGCTGGGCGACGGTCGCCGCCATGTCTGCGACTTTCACACCCCTGGCGACCTGCTGGGTCTGGAGACCACCGACGAATACTGCTGCTCGGCCGAGGGGATGACCGACGTCATCCTGCACGCCATTCCGCTGAAGGCCCTTCGGCGCCTGACGACCGAGGATCCGCTCCTGGGTCAACGGCTGCTGGCGATCGCGACGGGCGGGATGCAGCGCAGCCAGAACCACGCCTCGATGCTGGCCCGCCTGGGCGCGGTCGAACGCGTCGCCGCCTTCCTGGTCGACTTCGCCCGCCGCTTCGACGCCGACGACGAGCTGGACCTGCCGATGACCCGCCAGGACATCGCCGACTATCTGGGCCTGACCATCCACACCGTTTCCCGGACCCTGTCCCAATTGCAGGACCAGGGCCTGATCGACGCCCGCGCCTCGCGCCGTGTGCGCCTGCGCCGGCAGGACGAGCTTCTAGGACTTTGCGCATGA
- a CDS encoding Crp/Fnr family transcriptional regulator — MAMTAAIDPQILRGGDMFRSLDAQALSAILAAGTVRSLPAGRVIFAQGDDGVTCHSLLDGRVKIVQARPDGNQSVIRFIGPGEMYGTVAALMGKPFPADAVAVVDSVEVYWTVATMRQLMGRYPEVAMGSAASAGARLFEMQDRVGEMAGEKVEQRIARTLMRLVQQAGRKTPNGIEIDFPITRQELAEMAGSTLHTVSRTLAAWDDRGITGSARRRIIVRKLDALVDLADPA; from the coding sequence ATGGCCATGACTGCCGCGATCGACCCTCAAATTCTTCGCGGCGGCGACATGTTCCGCAGCCTCGACGCCCAAGCCCTCTCGGCCATCCTGGCCGCCGGGACCGTGCGCAGCCTGCCCGCCGGGCGGGTGATCTTCGCCCAGGGCGACGACGGCGTGACCTGCCATTCGCTGCTGGACGGGCGGGTGAAGATCGTCCAGGCCCGCCCCGACGGCAACCAGTCGGTGATCCGCTTCATCGGCCCGGGCGAGATGTACGGCACGGTGGCCGCGCTGATGGGCAAGCCCTTCCCGGCCGACGCCGTCGCGGTGGTCGACAGCGTCGAGGTCTACTGGACCGTGGCGACCATGCGCCAGCTGATGGGCCGCTATCCCGAGGTGGCCATGGGTTCGGCGGCCTCGGCCGGGGCCCGCCTGTTCGAGATGCAGGACCGGGTCGGCGAAATGGCCGGCGAGAAGGTCGAGCAACGCATCGCCCGCACCCTGATGCGCCTGGTCCAGCAGGCCGGACGCAAGACCCCCAACGGCATCGAGATCGACTTCCCGATCACCCGCCAGGAACTGGCCGAGATGGCGGGCTCGACGCTGCATACCGTCAGCCGCACCCTCGCGGCCTGGGACGACCGCGGGATCACCGGCAGCGCGCGGCGCCGGATCATCGTTCGCAAACTGGACGCGCTGGTCGATCTGGCCGATCCCGCCTAA
- a CDS encoding pseudoazurin, producing the protein MFKSVLLAGVVVGALAVAGAAGAAELQVKMLNSGSQGMMVFEPATAKLKAGDTVRFIPTDSGHNVESIKEMWPAGAAEVKGVLGKEVVVKLTKTGVYGFKCTPHWTMGMTFVAKVGDGKPNAAEAEAAIAKAPSLAKKRLTAEFAAIK; encoded by the coding sequence ATGTTTAAATCCGTTCTCCTGGCCGGTGTCGTCGTGGGCGCGCTGGCCGTCGCCGGCGCGGCTGGCGCGGCGGAACTGCAGGTCAAGATGCTGAATTCTGGCTCGCAGGGCATGATGGTTTTCGAACCGGCGACGGCGAAGTTGAAGGCGGGCGACACGGTCCGCTTCATCCCGACGGATTCGGGCCACAACGTCGAGTCCATCAAGGAGATGTGGCCGGCGGGCGCCGCCGAGGTGAAGGGCGTGCTCGGCAAGGAAGTCGTGGTGAAGCTCACCAAGACCGGCGTTTACGGCTTCAAGTGCACGCCGCACTGGACCATGGGCATGACGTTCGTGGCCAAGGTCGGCGACGGCAAGCCGAACGCCGCCGAGGCCGAGGCCGCGATCGCCAAGGCTCCGTCGTTGGCCAAGAAGCGCCTGACGGCCGAGTTCGCCGCGATCAAGTAG
- a CDS encoding adenosylcobalamin-dependent ribonucleoside-diphosphate reductase, with protein MAFDIPLAAEIWAAKYRFTPDDGGGDAGVEDSWRRVSEAIALAEPEETRERWRERFLEALTDFQFLPAGRIFAGAGTARAVTLFNCFVMGTLPDDLPGIFEHLREAAVTLQQGGGVGMDFSTIRPTGAPVRGVGADASGPLSFMDVWDSMCRTILSAGQRRGAMMGCLRIDHPDIEAFIDAKRDPARLRNFNLSALVTDAFLEALQNDAEWPLVFNGEVFRTVRAADLWTRLMTATYAYAEPGVIFVDRVNARNNLAACETISASNPCGEQMLPPYGACLLGSINLARLVATPFAEGAGLDEERLAELTHIAVRFLDNVIDVSRFPLEAQANEARAKRRLGLGVTGLADALIFCGQRYGSEEAAETTKRWLGIIKREAYRASALLAAEKGPYPAYDPDVLTRPNLLDLDDATRALIAEHGLRNGCLTSIAPTGTTSLVAGNVSSGIEPVFAYAYNRKVRQPDGSTRQEAVEDYALTVWKRLHGDAQPPEDVFVSAQTLSPREHLVMQAAAQSMIDSSISKTVNCPADIPFDAFCDVYLEGWRSGCKGLTTYRPNAVTGSVLSVDTPPPAEEPAPDLPLAARDEALAGVTYKIKWPHSAHAVYVTVNDAEIDGQRRPFEIFVNSKNMEHYAWTLALTRMISAVFRRGGDVGFVADELKAVFDPQGGAWLSGRYVPSLPAAIGGVVERHLRHDFVAATPRVAEAVEPDNHTHQADAPRPAVCPRCASTGLIRKEGCDTCTDCGYSKCG; from the coding sequence ATGGCCTTCGACATTCCCCTCGCAGCGGAGATATGGGCCGCGAAGTACCGGTTCACGCCAGATGACGGCGGCGGCGACGCCGGCGTCGAGGACAGCTGGCGACGGGTCTCCGAGGCCATCGCCCTGGCCGAGCCCGAGGAGACGCGCGAGCGCTGGCGCGAACGGTTCCTAGAGGCGCTGACCGACTTCCAGTTCCTGCCCGCCGGCCGGATCTTCGCCGGCGCCGGCACGGCCCGGGCCGTGACCCTGTTCAACTGCTTCGTCATGGGCACGTTGCCCGACGACCTGCCGGGCATTTTCGAGCATCTGCGCGAGGCGGCCGTCACCCTGCAGCAGGGCGGCGGCGTGGGCATGGACTTCTCGACCATCCGCCCGACCGGCGCGCCCGTGCGCGGGGTCGGCGCCGACGCCTCGGGGCCCTTGAGCTTCATGGACGTCTGGGACTCGATGTGCCGCACCATCCTGTCGGCCGGCCAGCGGCGCGGGGCGATGATGGGCTGCCTGCGCATCGACCATCCCGATATCGAGGCCTTTATCGACGCCAAGCGCGACCCGGCCCGCCTGCGGAACTTCAACCTGTCGGCGCTGGTCACCGACGCCTTCCTGGAAGCCCTGCAGAACGACGCCGAGTGGCCGCTAGTCTTCAATGGCGAGGTGTTCCGGACCGTTCGCGCGGCCGATCTATGGACCCGGCTGATGACGGCGACCTACGCCTATGCCGAGCCGGGCGTGATCTTCGTCGACCGGGTGAACGCTCGCAACAACCTGGCCGCCTGCGAGACCATCAGCGCCTCCAACCCCTGCGGCGAGCAGATGCTGCCGCCCTATGGCGCATGCCTGCTGGGCTCGATCAACCTGGCCCGCCTGGTGGCCACGCCGTTCGCCGAGGGCGCCGGCCTGGACGAGGAGCGACTGGCCGAGCTGACCCACATCGCGGTGCGCTTCCTCGACAACGTCATCGATGTCTCGCGCTTCCCGCTGGAGGCCCAGGCCAACGAGGCCCGCGCCAAGCGCCGGCTGGGCCTGGGCGTCACCGGCCTGGCCGACGCCCTGATCTTCTGCGGCCAGCGGTATGGCTCGGAGGAGGCGGCGGAGACCACCAAGCGCTGGCTGGGGATCATCAAGCGTGAGGCCTATCGCGCCTCGGCCCTGCTGGCGGCGGAGAAAGGCCCCTACCCCGCCTATGACCCGGACGTCCTGACCCGGCCGAACCTGCTGGACCTCGACGACGCGACCCGCGCCCTGATCGCCGAGCACGGACTGCGCAACGGCTGCCTGACCTCGATCGCCCCGACCGGCACCACCTCGCTGGTCGCCGGCAACGTCTCATCGGGCATCGAACCGGTTTTCGCCTATGCCTACAACCGCAAGGTCCGCCAGCCGGACGGATCGACGCGGCAGGAGGCGGTCGAGGATTACGCCCTCACGGTCTGGAAGCGCCTGCACGGCGACGCGCAGCCGCCCGAGGACGTCTTCGTCTCGGCTCAGACCCTGTCGCCGCGCGAGCACCTAGTCATGCAAGCCGCGGCCCAGTCGATGATCGACAGCTCGATCTCCAAGACCGTCAACTGCCCGGCCGACATCCCCTTCGACGCCTTCTGCGACGTCTATCTCGAAGGCTGGCGTTCGGGCTGCAAAGGGCTGACGACCTATCGGCCGAACGCGGTGACGGGCTCGGTGCTGTCGGTGGATACGCCGCCGCCCGCCGAGGAGCCCGCCCCCGACCTGCCGCTGGCCGCGCGCGACGAGGCCCTGGCGGGCGTGACCTACAAGATCAAGTGGCCCCATAGCGCCCACGCGGTCTACGTGACCGTCAACGACGCCGAGATCGACGGCCAGCGCCGGCCGTTCGAGATCTTTGTCAACTCCAAGAACATGGAGCACTACGCCTGGACCCTGGCCCTGACCCGGATGATCTCGGCGGTGTTCCGGCGCGGCGGTGACGTCGGCTTCGTGGCCGACGAACTGAAGGCGGTGTTCGACCCGCAGGGCGGCGCCTGGCTGTCGGGACGCTATGTCCCCTCGCTACCGGCAGCAATCGGCGGGGTGGTCGAGCGGCACCTGCGCCACGACTTCGTCGCCGCGACGCCTCGGGTCGCCGAGGCCGTCGAACCGGACAACCACACGCATCAGGCCGACGCCCCTCGCCCGGCCGTTTGCCCGCGTTGCGCCAGCACCGGCCTGATCCGCAAGGAAGGCTGCGACACCTGCACCGACTGCGGCTACTCCAAGTGCGGGTGA
- a CDS encoding alginate export family protein encodes MRQHVLLALAGASALAFGAPAIAADAPSNSGQLLLEARTRYELYDPDGADAEAITTRLRLGWRQPIAKTLTGLIEMEAIGAIDDAYADGVHAHPGKAIIQDPETVELNRAVVEWRPNARGGVDVGRQRIILGNARFIGNSGWRQNEQTFDAIKLTAKPTKAVTVTYAYIDRVRRPLGHKSTQGVWRGDVHLVQAEGDLGAIGKATAYAFLMDFDNAASQSNKTFGVRLAGAHALKPGLSGTWELEHANQKDYGANPQRYSVDYDLASAGLKTAKSTVSLNLERLEGDGVHAFQTPLASLHGFQGLSDVIGATPAKGVRDVFLRGARTFDTKAFGAKQPLKLTGEAHDFDTTVGGQNLGREVDATVSTPVAKGWTIELGVARFETQSKTYPDATRAWASLDFKL; translated from the coding sequence ATGAGACAGCATGTCCTGCTGGCGCTCGCGGGCGCGAGCGCGCTTGCCTTCGGCGCGCCCGCGATCGCCGCCGACGCCCCTTCCAATTCCGGTCAGCTCCTGCTCGAGGCGCGAACGCGCTACGAGCTCTATGATCCCGACGGCGCCGACGCCGAGGCGATCACCACCCGCCTGCGCCTGGGCTGGCGACAACCGATCGCCAAGACCCTGACCGGCCTGATCGAGATGGAGGCCATCGGCGCGATCGACGACGCCTACGCCGACGGCGTGCACGCCCATCCGGGCAAGGCCATCATCCAGGATCCCGAGACGGTCGAGCTGAACCGCGCGGTGGTCGAGTGGCGGCCGAACGCCAGGGGCGGCGTCGACGTGGGCCGTCAGCGGATCATCCTCGGCAACGCCCGCTTCATCGGCAACAGCGGCTGGCGGCAGAACGAGCAGACCTTCGACGCGATCAAGCTGACCGCCAAGCCGACCAAGGCGGTCACCGTGACCTATGCCTATATCGACCGGGTGCGCCGCCCGCTGGGCCACAAGTCGACACAGGGCGTCTGGCGCGGTGACGTGCATCTGGTCCAGGCCGAAGGCGACCTGGGCGCGATCGGCAAGGCCACCGCCTACGCCTTCCTGATGGACTTCGACAACGCCGCGTCCCAGTCGAACAAGACCTTCGGCGTGCGGCTGGCCGGCGCCCACGCCCTGAAGCCGGGTCTCAGCGGGACCTGGGAGCTGGAGCACGCCAACCAGAAGGACTACGGCGCCAATCCGCAGCGCTATTCGGTGGACTACGACCTGGCCTCGGCCGGGCTCAAGACCGCCAAGTCGACGGTGTCGCTGAACCTGGAGCGGCTGGAGGGCGACGGCGTCCATGCCTTCCAGACGCCGCTGGCTTCGCTGCACGGCTTCCAGGGCCTGTCCGACGTGATCGGCGCCACGCCGGCCAAGGGCGTTCGCGACGTCTTCCTGCGTGGCGCGCGGACCTTCGACACCAAGGCGTTCGGGGCCAAGCAGCCGCTGAAACTGACGGGCGAGGCCCATGATTTCGACACGACGGTCGGCGGGCAGAACCTGGGCCGTGAGGTCGACGCCACCGTGTCGACCCCGGTGGCCAAGGGCTGGACGATCGAACTGGGCGTCGCGCGGTTCGAGACCCAGTCCAAGACTTATCCCGACGCCACGCGGGCCTGGGCCAGCCTCGACTTCAAGCTCTGA